A region from the Chlorocebus sabaeus isolate Y175 chromosome 27, mChlSab1.0.hap1, whole genome shotgun sequence genome encodes:
- the PACRGL gene encoding PACRG-like protein isoform X4, whose translation MQKSEGFGGTQLKNRARGDYDQRTSSSTQIKHRNAVQGSKSSLSTSSPESARKLHPRPSDKLNPKTINPFGEQSRVPSAFAAIYSKGGIPCRLVHGSVKHRLQWECPPESLSFDPLLITLAEGLRETKHPYTFVSKEGFRELLLVRGASEKAVPLLPRLIPVLKAALVHLDDEVFERGLNALVQLSVVVGPSLNDHLKHLLTSLSKRLMDKKFKEPITSALQKLEQHGGSITMKEEPFYILWSLLTALNHFI comes from the exons ATGCAGAAATCAGAGGGCTTTGGAGGTACACAGTTGAAAAACAGAGCAAGAG GTGACTATGATCAAAGGACATCATCAAGCACACAGATAAAACACAGGAATGCAGTTCAAGGAAGCAAATCCTCATTGTCAACCAGTTCTCCAGAGTCTGCAAGAAAACTTCATCCTCGACCAAGTGATAAACTGAACCCTAAAACAATTAACCCG tttggtGAACAGTCACGAGTGCCTTCTGCGTTTGCAGCTATTTACTCCAAAGGAGGTATTCCTTGCAG attGGTACATGGTTCAGTGAAACACAGATTACAGTGGGAATGTCCTCCTGAAAGTCTTTCATTTGATCCACTTCTTATTACTTTAGCCGAG GGTCTGAGAGAAACCAAGCATCCATACACCTTTGTGTCAAAGGAGGGTTTTAGAGAATTACTTTTGGTCAGAGGTGCTTCTGAAAAAGCTGTTCCTTTGCTACCTAGACTGATTCCTGTGCTAAAGGCAGCTCTG GTCCATTTGGATGATGAAGTGTTTGAAAGAGGATTGAATGCCCTAGTTCAGCTAAGTGTTGTTGTTGGTCCTTCTCTAAACGACCATCTGAAGCATCTGCTTACAAGC CTTTCCAAGAGATTAATGGACAAGAAATTCAAAGAGCCAATCACCAGTGCATTACAAAAGCTAGAGCAACATGGCGGAAGT
- the PACRGL gene encoding PACRG-like protein isoform X1 gives MNRGGEREAMQKSEGFGGTQLKNRARGDYDQRTSSSTQIKHRNAVQGSKSSLSTSSPESARKLHPRPSDKLNPKTINPFGEQSRVPSAFAAIYSKGGIPCRLVHGSVKHRLQWECPPESLSFDPLLITLAEGLRETKHPYTFVSKEGFRELLLVRGASEKAVPLLPRLIPVLKAALVHLDDEVFERGLNALVQLSVVVGPSLNDHLKHLLTSLSKRLMDKKFKEPITSALQKLEQHGGSITMKEEPFYILWSLLTALNHFI, from the exons ATGAACCGCGG ggGTGAAAGGGAAGCAATGCAGAAATCAGAGGGCTTTGGAGGTACACAGTTGAAAAACAGAGCAAGAG GTGACTATGATCAAAGGACATCATCAAGCACACAGATAAAACACAGGAATGCAGTTCAAGGAAGCAAATCCTCATTGTCAACCAGTTCTCCAGAGTCTGCAAGAAAACTTCATCCTCGACCAAGTGATAAACTGAACCCTAAAACAATTAACCCG tttggtGAACAGTCACGAGTGCCTTCTGCGTTTGCAGCTATTTACTCCAAAGGAGGTATTCCTTGCAG attGGTACATGGTTCAGTGAAACACAGATTACAGTGGGAATGTCCTCCTGAAAGTCTTTCATTTGATCCACTTCTTATTACTTTAGCCGAG GGTCTGAGAGAAACCAAGCATCCATACACCTTTGTGTCAAAGGAGGGTTTTAGAGAATTACTTTTGGTCAGAGGTGCTTCTGAAAAAGCTGTTCCTTTGCTACCTAGACTGATTCCTGTGCTAAAGGCAGCTCTG GTCCATTTGGATGATGAAGTGTTTGAAAGAGGATTGAATGCCCTAGTTCAGCTAAGTGTTGTTGTTGGTCCTTCTCTAAACGACCATCTGAAGCATCTGCTTACAAGC CTTTCCAAGAGATTAATGGACAAGAAATTCAAAGAGCCAATCACCAGTGCATTACAAAAGCTAGAGCAACATGGCGGAAGT
- the PACRGL gene encoding PACRG-like protein isoform X2 — protein MNRGGEREAMQKSEGFGGTQLKNRARGDYDQRTSSSTQIKHRNAVQGSKSSLSTSSPESARKLHPRPSDKLNPKTINPFGEQSRVPSAFAAIYSKGGIPCRLVHGSVKHRLQWECPPESLSFDPLLITLAEGLRETKHPYTFVSKEGFRELLLVRGASEKAVPLLPRLIPVLKAALVHLDDEVFERGLNALVQLSVVVGPSLNDHLKHLLTSLSKRLMDKKFKEPITSALQKLEQHGGSGSLSIIKSKIPTYCSICC, from the exons ATGAACCGCGG ggGTGAAAGGGAAGCAATGCAGAAATCAGAGGGCTTTGGAGGTACACAGTTGAAAAACAGAGCAAGAG GTGACTATGATCAAAGGACATCATCAAGCACACAGATAAAACACAGGAATGCAGTTCAAGGAAGCAAATCCTCATTGTCAACCAGTTCTCCAGAGTCTGCAAGAAAACTTCATCCTCGACCAAGTGATAAACTGAACCCTAAAACAATTAACCCG tttggtGAACAGTCACGAGTGCCTTCTGCGTTTGCAGCTATTTACTCCAAAGGAGGTATTCCTTGCAG attGGTACATGGTTCAGTGAAACACAGATTACAGTGGGAATGTCCTCCTGAAAGTCTTTCATTTGATCCACTTCTTATTACTTTAGCCGAG GGTCTGAGAGAAACCAAGCATCCATACACCTTTGTGTCAAAGGAGGGTTTTAGAGAATTACTTTTGGTCAGAGGTGCTTCTGAAAAAGCTGTTCCTTTGCTACCTAGACTGATTCCTGTGCTAAAGGCAGCTCTG GTCCATTTGGATGATGAAGTGTTTGAAAGAGGATTGAATGCCCTAGTTCAGCTAAGTGTTGTTGTTGGTCCTTCTCTAAACGACCATCTGAAGCATCTGCTTACAAGC CTTTCCAAGAGATTAATGGACAAGAAATTCAAAGAGCCAATCACCAGTGCATTACAAAAGCTAGAGCAACATGGCGGAAGT
- the PACRGL gene encoding PACRG-like protein isoform X3 has product MNRGGEREAMQKSEGFGGTQLKNRARGDYDQRTSSSTQIKHRNAVQGSKSSLSTSSPESARKLHPRPSDKLNPKTINPFGEQSRVPSAFAAIYSKGGIPCRLVHGSVKHRLQWECPPESLSFDPLLITLAEGLRETKHPYTFVSKEGFRELLLVRGASEKAVPLLPRLIPVLKAALVHLDDEVFERGLNALVQLSVVVGPSLNDHLKHLLTSVGGGCRNKQQGHLLRILGWSQGEVIYRRKESHWILPQSQSSKAS; this is encoded by the exons ATGAACCGCGG ggGTGAAAGGGAAGCAATGCAGAAATCAGAGGGCTTTGGAGGTACACAGTTGAAAAACAGAGCAAGAG GTGACTATGATCAAAGGACATCATCAAGCACACAGATAAAACACAGGAATGCAGTTCAAGGAAGCAAATCCTCATTGTCAACCAGTTCTCCAGAGTCTGCAAGAAAACTTCATCCTCGACCAAGTGATAAACTGAACCCTAAAACAATTAACCCG tttggtGAACAGTCACGAGTGCCTTCTGCGTTTGCAGCTATTTACTCCAAAGGAGGTATTCCTTGCAG attGGTACATGGTTCAGTGAAACACAGATTACAGTGGGAATGTCCTCCTGAAAGTCTTTCATTTGATCCACTTCTTATTACTTTAGCCGAG GGTCTGAGAGAAACCAAGCATCCATACACCTTTGTGTCAAAGGAGGGTTTTAGAGAATTACTTTTGGTCAGAGGTGCTTCTGAAAAAGCTGTTCCTTTGCTACCTAGACTGATTCCTGTGCTAAAGGCAGCTCTG GTCCATTTGGATGATGAAGTGTTTGAAAGAGGATTGAATGCCCTAGTTCAGCTAAGTGTTGTTGTTGGTCCTTCTCTAAACGACCATCTGAAGCATCTGCTTACAAGC gTGGGTGGGGGATGTAGAAATAAGCAGCAAGGACATCTGCTGAGAATATTGGGATGGAGTCAaggggaagtgatatatagaagaaAGGAATCACACTGGATCCTTCCTCAAAGTCAGTCAAGCAAGGCTTCCTAA
- the PACRGL gene encoding PACRG-like protein isoform X5 yields MNRGGEREAMQKSEGFGGTQLKNRARGDYDQRTSSSTQIKHRNAVQGSKSSLSTSSPESARKLHPRPSDKLNPKTINPFGEQSRVPSAFAAIYSKGGIPCRLVHGSVKHRLQWECPPESLSFDPLLITLAEGLRETKHPYTFVSKEGFRELLLVRGASEKAVPLLPRLIPVLKAALVHLDDEVFERGLNALVQLSVVVGPSLNDHLKHLLTSEIFS; encoded by the exons ATGAACCGCGG ggGTGAAAGGGAAGCAATGCAGAAATCAGAGGGCTTTGGAGGTACACAGTTGAAAAACAGAGCAAGAG GTGACTATGATCAAAGGACATCATCAAGCACACAGATAAAACACAGGAATGCAGTTCAAGGAAGCAAATCCTCATTGTCAACCAGTTCTCCAGAGTCTGCAAGAAAACTTCATCCTCGACCAAGTGATAAACTGAACCCTAAAACAATTAACCCG tttggtGAACAGTCACGAGTGCCTTCTGCGTTTGCAGCTATTTACTCCAAAGGAGGTATTCCTTGCAG attGGTACATGGTTCAGTGAAACACAGATTACAGTGGGAATGTCCTCCTGAAAGTCTTTCATTTGATCCACTTCTTATTACTTTAGCCGAG GGTCTGAGAGAAACCAAGCATCCATACACCTTTGTGTCAAAGGAGGGTTTTAGAGAATTACTTTTGGTCAGAGGTGCTTCTGAAAAAGCTGTTCCTTTGCTACCTAGACTGATTCCTGTGCTAAAGGCAGCTCTG GTCCATTTGGATGATGAAGTGTTTGAAAGAGGATTGAATGCCCTAGTTCAGCTAAGTGTTGTTGTTGGTCCTTCTCTAAACGACCATCTGAAGCATCTGCTTACAAGC